In Lusitaniella coriacea LEGE 07157, one DNA window encodes the following:
- the htpG gene encoding molecular chaperone HtpG, which translates to MATVLEQGNITIHTENIFPIIKKSLYTDHEIFLRELISNSVDAINKLKMVAYAGEIDGEVPEPEIEIKLDKEAKTLSVSDNGIGMTAEEIKKYINQVAFSSAEEFIQKYQKDADQQIIGHFGLGFYSSFMVAKKVEINTLSHRSGSQAIHWSCDGSPAFELTESERTQPGTTITLTLFDEEAEYVEPERIKQLVKNYCDFMPVPIKLDGEAINKQRALWKESPQNLTDEDYLEFYRYLYPFQDEPLLWVHLNTDYPFLLNGIVYFPKIKPDVDVNRGQIKLFCNQVFVSDHCEEIIPEFLMPLRGVIDSPDIPLNVSRSALTNDRTVRRITDYIAKKIGDRLKSLYNEDRAEYVRCWQDVGTFVKFGALKDDKFKKQVEDILIFRTTQETAKTEEEQPKVEVQTAEGDAWQDATPNETAEVTDSYTTLKDYLERNKERHENRVYYCTDPASQSTYVELYKNQGLEVLYMDSFIDTNYFIPFLEREYTEVKFSRVDAELENTLVEEDKASEIVDPKTNKTRSELVKELFEAALNNPKITVRTESLKSNDPENSPPAMVILPEQIRRIQEMTALLQQQAMEFPEEHTLVVNTAHPMIQKLVDINQGSIIQGEGQSSSGELANSMCQHVYDLALFSQKGFTAENMKMFVQRSNQLLTRMTERL; encoded by the coding sequence ATGGCAACTGTACTCGAACAAGGTAACATTACCATCCATACCGAGAATATTTTCCCGATTATCAAAAAGTCGCTCTACACCGACCACGAGATATTCTTGCGGGAATTGATTTCCAACAGCGTTGATGCCATTAACAAACTAAAAATGGTTGCCTATGCTGGGGAAATCGATGGCGAAGTTCCCGAACCCGAAATTGAAATCAAACTCGATAAAGAAGCAAAAACCCTCTCCGTCTCCGATAACGGCATTGGCATGACCGCAGAGGAAATAAAAAAATATATTAACCAAGTCGCGTTCTCCAGCGCGGAAGAATTTATCCAGAAATATCAAAAAGATGCCGACCAACAGATTATCGGTCACTTTGGCTTAGGATTTTACTCCTCTTTTATGGTGGCGAAAAAGGTCGAAATCAATACCCTTTCCCATCGTTCCGGTTCCCAAGCCATTCACTGGTCTTGCGACGGTTCTCCTGCCTTCGAGTTAACGGAGTCAGAACGCACGCAACCGGGAACGACAATTACCCTAACCCTCTTTGATGAAGAAGCCGAATACGTCGAACCGGAACGGATTAAACAGCTAGTTAAAAACTACTGTGATTTTATGCCCGTGCCAATTAAGTTGGACGGCGAAGCGATTAATAAGCAAAGAGCATTGTGGAAAGAATCGCCGCAAAATTTGACCGACGAGGACTATTTAGAGTTCTATCGCTATCTCTATCCTTTCCAAGACGAACCCCTTCTCTGGGTACATCTCAATACAGACTATCCTTTCTTGCTCAATGGCATTGTTTACTTCCCGAAAATTAAACCGGATGTAGATGTGAATCGGGGACAAATTAAACTCTTCTGCAATCAAGTTTTTGTCAGCGACCATTGCGAAGAAATCATCCCGGAATTTCTTATGCCGTTGCGCGGAGTAATCGATAGTCCCGATATTCCCCTTAATGTCTCTCGTAGCGCCCTAACCAACGATCGCACAGTGCGCCGCATTACGGATTATATTGCCAAAAAAATTGGCGATCGTCTCAAGTCTTTATACAACGAAGATCGGGCTGAATACGTTCGCTGTTGGCAGGATGTTGGCACGTTTGTGAAGTTTGGGGCGCTCAAAGACGATAAATTCAAAAAACAGGTCGAGGATATTCTCATTTTCCGCACGACCCAAGAAACCGCTAAAACCGAAGAAGAACAGCCAAAAGTTGAGGTTCAAACGGCTGAGGGGGATGCTTGGCAGGATGCTACGCCGAACGAAACAGCAGAAGTAACAGACAGTTACACGACTCTGAAGGACTATTTGGAACGGAACAAAGAGCGTCACGAAAATCGAGTTTACTACTGCACCGATCCTGCAAGCCAATCCACCTACGTAGAACTCTACAAAAACCAGGGTCTAGAAGTTCTGTATATGGACTCTTTCATCGATACAAATTATTTCATTCCTTTCCTGGAGAGGGAGTACACGGAAGTTAAATTCTCTCGCGTGGATGCGGAATTGGAAAATACTTTGGTAGAGGAGGATAAGGCGAGTGAAATTGTCGATCCCAAAACCAACAAAACTCGCAGCGAACTGGTTAAAGAGTTGTTTGAGGCAGCACTCAACAATCCTAAAATAACCGTTCGGACAGAATCATTAAAGTCCAATGACCCCGAAAATTCGCCGCCAGCAATGGTGATTTTACCCGAACAAATTCGACGGATTCAGGAAATGACGGCGTTGTTGCAGCAGCAAGCGATGGAGTTTCCCGAAGAACATACTTTGGTGGTCAATACCGCACATCCGATGATTCAAAAGCTGGTGGATATTAATCAAGGCAGTATTATTCAAGGAGAGGGACAATCTAGTTCTGGGGAACTGGCAAACTCTATGTGCCAGCACGTTTACGATCTGGCTTTGTTCTCGCAGAAAGGTTTCACCGCCGAGAATATGAAAATGTTTGTGCAGCGTTCTAATCAGTTGTTGACTCGCATGACCGAACGACTGTAA
- a CDS encoding RNA-guided endonuclease InsQ/TnpB family protein, translating to MKARYRYRFYPTVGQQQKLAQLFGCVRVVWNDALALCKQSQKLPSNGELQKRCITQAKKLEGRSWLKDVSVVPLQQSVADLGVAYKNFFDSLKGKRKGRKVNLPKFKKRTSRQSARLTQRGFRVKNNGKVYLAKIGDVKPIWSRELPAIPSSVTIIKDCEGRYFLSFVVEINPQQRPNNNKSIGVDLGITDFATTSNGEKYKAPKPLKRRLKRLRKLQRNLARKTKGSRRREKAKKRVAKLHAKVKDTRADFLHKLSTKIIRENQTIVLEDLNVSGMVKNRKLSRAISDLGWRDFRTMLETKSVMYGREFKVISRWEPTSQTCSCCGFRGGKKELGIREWTCLNCGAVHDRDINAAINILVAGGQSETQSAFPIGGNLRGVAPLNGRGGRHKTTTVAATCETSTQLEPVQLSLFG from the coding sequence ATGAAAGCACGATACAGATACAGATTTTATCCCACAGTTGGGCAACAACAAAAACTTGCTCAACTGTTTGGGTGTGTCCGTGTTGTGTGGAATGATGCCCTGGCATTGTGCAAGCAATCTCAAAAGCTTCCCAGCAACGGAGAGCTTCAAAAACGCTGCATTACCCAAGCCAAGAAACTTGAAGGGCGTTCTTGGTTGAAAGATGTATCAGTTGTACCATTACAACAATCCGTTGCCGATTTAGGAGTTGCCTATAAAAACTTTTTTGATTCTCTTAAAGGTAAGCGTAAAGGACGTAAAGTCAACCTTCCTAAATTCAAAAAGCGAACTTCAAGACAGTCCGCTAGGCTAACACAAAGAGGATTTAGGGTAAAAAATAACGGTAAAGTTTATCTAGCTAAGATTGGTGATGTTAAACCGATTTGGTCAAGAGAATTGCCAGCTATTCCTAGTTCAGTCACGATAATCAAAGATTGCGAGGGTCGATATTTTTTGAGTTTTGTAGTGGAGATAAACCCTCAACAACGACCCAATAATAACAAAAGTATTGGCGTTGATTTAGGTATAACTGACTTTGCTACCACAAGCAATGGTGAAAAGTACAAAGCCCCTAAACCCTTAAAGCGTAGGTTAAAAAGGCTTAGAAAGCTGCAACGCAACCTAGCCAGGAAAACCAAGGGTAGTAGAAGGAGAGAAAAAGCCAAAAAGCGGGTAGCCAAACTTCACGCCAAAGTAAAAGATACTCGTGCAGACTTCCTGCATAAACTGTCTACTAAAATAATCCGTGAGAACCAAACAATTGTTTTAGAAGACTTAAATGTATCTGGTATGGTCAAGAACCGTAAACTGTCCCGTGCAATTAGTGATTTAGGGTGGCGTGATTTTAGAACCATGCTAGAAACCAAATCCGTTATGTATGGTAGAGAGTTCAAGGTAATTAGTCGTTGGGAGCCTACCAGTCAGACTTGCTCTTGTTGCGGTTTCAGAGGTGGCAAAAAAGAACTCGGAATTAGGGAATGGACTTGTTTGAATTGCGGCGCTGTACACGATAGAGACATCAACGCCGCCATAAACATCTTGGTCGCGGGTGGACAATCCGAGACTCAGAGCGCATTCCCAATCGGAGGAAACCTCCGAGGGGTCGCTCCTCTAAACGGACGTGGAGGTAGGCATAAGACTACAACTGTAGCAGCAACCTGTGAAACGTCAACCCAACTAGAACCCGTGCAACTGTCGTTGTTTGGGTAG
- a CDS encoding alpha/beta fold hydrolase, with the protein MFPSFIPPEVRGLSEATSIALAQKIESQPIVTPMGSVASTYVCQGNGNPPIVLLHGFDSSVLEFRRLLPLLAVERETWAVDLLGFGFTERLPQLAITPEAIKTHLYCFWKSAIAQPMILVGASMGGAAALDFTLTYPDAVAQLVLLDSAGLANPPVGGRFLVPPFDYWATEFLRNGRVRQQISRAAYYDKSLASPDAHLCAALHLKLPGWNRALAAFTKSGGYGGYKNKLPQIQQPTLIVWGENDRILGTKDARRFEQGIPNSQLVWIPNCGHVPHLEQPEQVAEKILSFI; encoded by the coding sequence ATGTTTCCCAGTTTTATTCCCCCTGAAGTCCGGGGATTGAGCGAAGCGACTTCCATCGCCCTTGCCCAAAAAATCGAATCTCAGCCAATTGTCACGCCGATGGGTTCTGTGGCAAGCACCTACGTTTGTCAGGGCAATGGTAACCCTCCGATTGTGCTTTTACATGGGTTTGATAGTTCCGTATTGGAATTTCGCCGCTTGTTGCCTTTGCTGGCAGTTGAGAGGGAAACTTGGGCGGTGGACTTGTTGGGGTTTGGGTTCACCGAACGCTTACCACAACTGGCAATTACGCCGGAGGCGATTAAAACCCATCTTTATTGTTTTTGGAAAAGCGCGATCGCGCAACCGATGATTTTAGTTGGCGCGTCAATGGGAGGCGCGGCTGCCCTAGATTTCACCCTCACCTATCCTGATGCAGTCGCCCAACTCGTTCTACTCGATAGTGCGGGGTTAGCCAATCCTCCTGTCGGCGGTCGCTTTTTAGTTCCTCCTTTTGATTACTGGGCAACGGAATTTCTGCGCAATGGGCGAGTGCGCCAGCAAATTAGCCGCGCTGCTTACTACGATAAAAGTCTAGCCAGTCCGGACGCTCATTTATGCGCTGCTTTACATTTAAAATTACCCGGTTGGAATCGCGCTTTAGCTGCATTTACCAAAAGCGGCGGATATGGCGGATATAAAAATAAATTGCCACAAATTCAACAGCCTACCCTAATTGTGTGGGGGGAGAACGATCGAATTTTGGGAACGAAAGATGCACGGCGATTCGAGCAAGGTATTCCCAACAGTCAGTTAGTTTGGATTCCCAATTGCGGTCACGTTCCCCACTTAGAACAGCCAGAACAAGTAGCAGAAAAAATATTGAGTTTTATCTGA
- a CDS encoding prohibitin family protein — MRNQPAQSLQPLIGGILTALILLIAFNAFVIINPGQAGVLSILGKARDGALLEGIHFKPPLISAVDVYDVTVQKFEVPAQSSTKDLQDLSASFAINFRLDPIQVVDIRREQGTLQNVVSKVIAPQTQESFKIAAARRTVEEAITKRSELKEDFDNALNDRLEKYGIIVLDTSVVDLAFSPEFAKAVEDKQIAEQRAQRAVYVAQEASQQAQAEINRAKGKAEAQRLLAETLKAQGGELVLQKEAIEAWREGGARMPNVLVMGGESPGVPFLFNLKDVQGSVMQ, encoded by the coding sequence TTGAGAAACCAACCAGCACAGAGCTTACAACCGCTAATCGGCGGCATCCTGACTGCTCTCATCCTTCTCATCGCATTTAATGCGTTTGTGATTATTAACCCCGGTCAGGCGGGCGTATTGAGCATTTTAGGGAAAGCGAGGGATGGGGCATTATTGGAAGGAATTCACTTCAAACCCCCTCTTATCTCGGCGGTTGATGTTTATGACGTAACGGTGCAAAAGTTTGAGGTTCCGGCACAAAGTTCGACCAAAGACCTCCAGGATTTATCGGCGAGTTTTGCCATCAACTTCCGCCTTGACCCCATACAGGTTGTGGATATTCGTCGGGAACAGGGAACATTACAAAACGTGGTGTCGAAGGTGATTGCGCCTCAAACCCAGGAATCCTTTAAGATTGCAGCCGCACGACGCACGGTAGAAGAAGCCATTACCAAACGGTCTGAATTGAAAGAAGATTTTGATAATGCCCTTAACGATCGCTTGGAAAAGTACGGAATTATCGTGTTAGATACAAGCGTTGTAGACTTAGCGTTCTCTCCAGAGTTTGCCAAGGCAGTTGAGGATAAGCAAATTGCCGAACAACGAGCGCAACGGGCGGTTTATGTGGCGCAGGAGGCATCGCAACAAGCCCAAGCAGAAATTAATCGGGCGAAGGGAAAAGCAGAGGCACAGCGACTGTTAGCGGAAACTCTGAAGGCGCAAGGGGGCGAGTTGGTGCTGCAAAAAGAAGCCATTGAAGCTTGGCGAGAAGGCGGCGCGCGGATGCCCAATGTCTTGGTGATGGGAGGCGAGTCTCCGGGCGTTCCTTTCCTGTTCAATCTTAAGGATGTTCAGGGTTCGGTTATGCAGTAG
- a CDS encoding YtxH domain-containing protein — MSNKSKGSFIGGMLVGTAIGTVIGVLIAPRPGRETRQILKKSAEALPELAEDLSTTVQLQADRLSESAMQNWEGTLAQLKDAIAAGIEASQLKTKELQESRDISSSANNRL; from the coding sequence ATGTCAAATAAAAGTAAAGGATCGTTTATTGGAGGAATGCTTGTCGGCACGGCAATTGGAACGGTCATTGGCGTACTTATTGCCCCTCGTCCCGGTCGAGAAACGCGACAGATCCTCAAAAAATCTGCTGAGGCACTCCCAGAGTTAGCAGAAGATTTATCCACAACGGTACAACTCCAAGCGGATCGCCTCTCAGAGTCAGCAATGCAAAATTGGGAAGGAACCCTCGCACAACTCAAGGACGCGATCGCGGCAGGCATTGAAGCCAGTCAACTGAAAACCAAAGAATTGCAGGAGTCTCGCGATATTTCCTCCTCCGCAAACAACCGTTTATAG